From Shewanella psychrophila, a single genomic window includes:
- a CDS encoding GNAT family N-acetyltransferase has translation MLLSNQRITLSPFDETDRDLFIEFFMDPETMKHVYAPFTYEEAVAAFEIKSRPWTPESNSWLSFSISSLDSGEKLGHLGLKIINHEAKIAEVGYMIKQSAQGKGFAGEALNLVKDYGFEELQLNKLTATCSVENTGSFKLLEKLGFIREGCLQQNSIINNRYVDDYVYGICKSHIAEI, from the coding sequence GTGCTGTTATCGAATCAAAGAATAACGCTTTCACCATTCGATGAAACGGATAGAGATCTGTTTATAGAGTTTTTCATGGACCCCGAAACCATGAAGCATGTTTATGCGCCTTTCACTTACGAAGAAGCGGTTGCAGCTTTTGAGATAAAGTCACGGCCTTGGACTCCCGAAAGTAACAGCTGGCTATCATTTAGCATATCATCCCTCGATTCTGGCGAGAAACTGGGGCACTTAGGCCTCAAAATTATTAACCATGAGGCTAAAATTGCTGAAGTTGGTTATATGATCAAACAAAGTGCGCAAGGCAAAGGCTTTGCTGGTGAGGCATTAAATTTGGTTAAAGATTACGGATTCGAAGAGCTGCAATTAAACAAGTTAACGGCGACATGTTCAGTAGAAAATACTGGATCATTTAAATTGCTCGAAAAACTGGGTTTTATTCGTGAAGGCTGTTTGCAACAGAATTCGATAATCAACAACAGGTATGTGGATGACTATGTCTATGGGATCTGTAAATCGCATATTGCTGAAATCTAA
- the lpxM gene encoding lauroyl-Kdo(2)-lipid IV(A) myristoyltransferase (LpxM is lauroyl-Kdo(2)-lipid IV(A) myristoyltransferase, an enzyme characterized in Escherichia coli and involved in biosynthesis of the form of lipid A found in that species and some closely related species.) encodes MSRKPKYFDRRFTLDLLHPKYFFTWIGIAILVLFGLMPAWLRDPIARQLAKLVTKIAKKPISVARTNLTICFPEKSSQEIESLINENIENFVMILLAQSELMVRSRVNLRRRVNLIGFEHVEQARAAGQPVVFIMPHVWGIEYAGLRLNLDLPMVSMAKAHRNGLFNWFNNRMRSSLGGNIYMREAGIRALLSELKNNNSFFYLPDEDLGPEKSIFAPFLGTVKATLPVVGRLAQAGNAQVMPVKIGYDQKARRYDLTVMPAIAPEEMKGKENEALALNKAVEQVILAYPEQYMWFLKVLKTRPEGEAPLY; translated from the coding sequence TTGTCGAGAAAGCCAAAGTATTTTGATCGTCGTTTTACACTCGATTTATTGCATCCTAAGTATTTTTTTACTTGGATTGGTATCGCCATCTTGGTTCTGTTTGGGCTTATGCCGGCTTGGTTGCGTGATCCTATTGCACGGCAACTGGCAAAATTAGTCACTAAGATAGCTAAAAAGCCTATTTCGGTGGCTAGAACGAATCTGACCATCTGTTTTCCCGAAAAGTCGTCACAAGAGATCGAGTCTCTGATCAATGAGAATATTGAAAACTTCGTGATGATACTGCTGGCGCAATCTGAGCTGATGGTACGTTCCAGAGTCAATCTCAGACGCAGAGTCAATCTCATAGGTTTTGAACATGTAGAGCAGGCGAGGGCGGCGGGTCAACCTGTGGTCTTCATTATGCCTCATGTGTGGGGGATCGAATACGCAGGATTGAGACTCAATTTAGACCTTCCTATGGTTAGCATGGCCAAGGCACATAGAAATGGCCTGTTTAACTGGTTTAACAACCGTATGCGCAGCTCACTCGGTGGCAACATCTACATGCGAGAGGCGGGTATTCGCGCCCTATTATCTGAGCTTAAGAATAACAACAGCTTTTTTTATCTGCCCGATGAAGATCTTGGCCCGGAGAAGAGTATCTTTGCGCCGTTCTTAGGTACGGTTAAAGCCACCTTGCCCGTTGTGGGCCGTTTAGCTCAGGCCGGAAATGCTCAGGTGATGCCGGTGAAGATAGGTTACGATCAAAAAGCGCGTCGCTATGATTTGACCGTGATGCCAGCCATCGCCCCTGAAGAAATGAAGGGGAAAGAGAATGAAGCCTTAGCGCTGAACAAGGCGGTAGAGCAGGTTATCTTGGCTTACCCTGAGCAGTATATGTGGTTTCTTAAGGTGCTGAAGACACGACCCGAAGGCGAAGCCCCGCTGTATTGA
- the ihfA gene encoding integration host factor subunit alpha, with amino-acid sequence MALTKAEMAEHLFETLGINKRVAKEMVETFFEEIRQALESGEQVKLSGFGNFDLRDKNQRPGRNPKTGEDIPISARRVVTFRPGQKLKSRVEEANAKK; translated from the coding sequence ATGGCACTTACCAAAGCCGAAATGGCAGAGCATCTTTTTGAAACGCTTGGAATTAATAAGCGTGTAGCTAAGGAGATGGTTGAGACGTTTTTCGAAGAAATTCGCCAAGCGCTCGAAAGTGGTGAGCAGGTCAAGTTATCTGGCTTCGGCAACTTTGACCTTAGAGATAAGAATCAAAGACCGGGAAGAAACCCGAAGACAGGTGAAGATATCCCTATCTCAGCTCGTCGCGTCGTCACCTTCCGTCCAGGACAGAAGTTGAAAAGCCGCGTAGAAGAAGCTAACGCGAAAAAGTAA
- the pheT gene encoding phenylalanine--tRNA ligase subunit beta gives MKFSESWLREWVNPSISRDELSHQITMAGLEVDGVEGVAGEFSGVIVGEVVECGQHPDADKLRVTKINVGQDELIDIVCGAPNCRLGLKVAVAMVGAVLPGNFKIKKAKLRGEPSFGMLCSYGELGIDIESDGILELPTDAPLGVDIREYLSLEDAIIDVDLTANRADCLGMSGLAREVGVLNRQAVTEPTWEKVIPSIDDSLQIDLQAPESCARYLGRVVKNINVNAQSPLWIQEKLRRSGIRSIDPIVDITNYVLIEFGQPMHAFDLAKLTGDIQVRMATGDEKLTLLDGNEITVPADMLVISDQEKSLALAGVFGGEYSGVNSETQDILLECAFFAPLAILGKTRRLGLHTDSSHRFERGVDPELQHKVMDRATRLVLDICGGEAGPVVEAKSDAHLPKPVSITLRRSKLDRILGHHISDAEVTEILERLGFVVEFIADQWNVVTATYRFDMAIEEDLIEEVARIYGYNNIPNTAPVGSLSMPDHKESNISLKRVRSMLVARGFQEAITYSFVDPKLQDKVHPGCEAMILPNPISIEMSAMRLSLFTGLLGAVGHNQSRQQNRVRLFETGLRFVPDTSADSNVRQQPMLAAVISGNQNDEHWSMESKTADFFDLKGDLEAIIGLTVSDGEFTFRSATHPALHPGQCAEILRNDQVIGIIGTVHPSLEKPFGLNGKTIVFELELDALLHASLPQAQAVSKFPANRRDIAMVVDDNISAGDVVKMIRKVGQNQLVGINLFDVYQGKGVESGKKSLAIALTLQDNTRTLEEKEIAEMVDSVVSALKSEFNALLRD, from the coding sequence ATGAAATTTAGTGAATCTTGGCTCCGTGAGTGGGTTAATCCAAGCATAAGCCGTGACGAATTGTCACATCAAATCACCATGGCTGGTTTAGAAGTCGATGGTGTCGAAGGCGTTGCCGGTGAGTTTTCCGGTGTTATCGTCGGTGAAGTTGTCGAATGTGGCCAGCATCCGGATGCAGATAAGCTACGTGTAACAAAAATTAATGTCGGTCAAGATGAACTTATCGACATTGTTTGTGGCGCACCGAACTGTCGCTTAGGTTTGAAAGTTGCCGTTGCTATGGTCGGCGCTGTGTTGCCGGGTAACTTCAAAATCAAGAAGGCAAAGCTTCGCGGTGAACCTTCATTTGGTATGTTGTGTTCTTACGGTGAGCTTGGTATAGATATCGAGAGTGACGGTATCCTTGAACTTCCCACAGATGCGCCACTTGGCGTCGATATACGTGAGTATTTGAGCCTGGAAGATGCGATTATCGATGTCGATCTCACGGCAAACCGTGCCGATTGTCTCGGTATGTCAGGTCTGGCACGTGAGGTTGGCGTGTTAAACCGTCAAGCCGTGACAGAGCCAACGTGGGAAAAAGTGATTCCTTCCATCGATGACTCACTTCAAATTGACCTCCAGGCGCCTGAGTCTTGTGCACGTTACCTTGGCCGTGTGGTCAAGAATATAAACGTCAACGCTCAATCGCCACTTTGGATACAAGAGAAGTTACGTCGCAGTGGTATTCGTTCCATCGATCCTATTGTCGATATTACCAACTATGTCTTGATTGAATTTGGTCAGCCTATGCATGCCTTCGATCTGGCTAAGCTAACTGGTGACATTCAGGTTCGCATGGCTACAGGCGATGAGAAGCTCACACTGCTTGATGGTAACGAGATCACCGTGCCTGCAGACATGTTGGTCATCAGTGACCAGGAGAAGTCTCTGGCGCTTGCTGGTGTCTTTGGCGGCGAATATTCAGGTGTGAACAGCGAGACTCAAGATATCTTGCTTGAATGTGCTTTCTTTGCGCCTCTGGCCATCTTAGGTAAGACACGTCGCCTTGGCTTGCATACTGACTCATCTCATCGTTTCGAGCGTGGTGTCGATCCTGAACTGCAGCATAAGGTGATGGATAGAGCGACACGTTTAGTGTTGGACATCTGTGGTGGTGAAGCCGGACCGGTTGTTGAAGCTAAATCTGACGCGCATCTGCCTAAGCCCGTCTCGATCACCTTGCGTCGCAGTAAGCTAGATCGCATCTTAGGTCATCATATTTCTGACGCTGAAGTGACTGAAATTCTTGAACGTCTGGGATTTGTCGTCGAATTCATCGCTGATCAATGGAATGTTGTGACTGCAACGTACCGTTTTGATATGGCCATCGAAGAAGATTTGATCGAAGAAGTCGCTCGTATCTATGGTTACAACAACATACCTAATACTGCGCCCGTTGGTTCTTTGAGCATGCCGGACCATAAAGAGTCTAACATCAGTTTAAAGCGTGTGCGTAGCATGTTGGTGGCGCGTGGATTCCAGGAAGCCATTACCTACAGTTTTGTCGACCCTAAGCTTCAAGATAAGGTACATCCTGGCTGTGAGGCTATGATCTTACCTAATCCTATCTCTATCGAGATGTCGGCAATGCGACTGTCGTTGTTTACCGGTTTGCTAGGGGCTGTTGGTCACAACCAGAGTCGTCAGCAAAATCGAGTTCGTTTATTCGAAACCGGGCTTCGTTTCGTGCCGGATACATCAGCTGATTCAAATGTGCGTCAACAGCCTATGCTTGCTGCTGTGATCTCTGGTAATCAGAATGACGAACATTGGTCAATGGAATCTAAGACGGCTGACTTTTTTGACCTAAAGGGCGATCTTGAAGCAATTATCGGCTTGACAGTTTCCGATGGAGAATTTACTTTTAGATCAGCAACTCATCCTGCGCTTCATCCGGGGCAATGTGCTGAAATATTAAGAAATGATCAGGTCATAGGTATTATAGGTACGGTTCATCCGAGCTTAGAAAAGCCGTTTGGTCTCAATGGTAAAACAATTGTTTTCGAGCTTGAATTAGACGCTTTATTGCATGCTAGTTTACCGCAAGCTCAGGCTGTATCTAAGTTCCCGGCCAATCGCCGTGATATAGCTATGGTTGTAGATGACAATATTTCTGCTGGTGATGTTGTAAAAATGATAAGAAAAGTTGGCCAAAATCAGTTGGTTGGCATAAACTTATTCGATGTATACCAAGGTAAAGGCGTTGAGTCAGGCAAAAAGAGCCTAGCGATCGCACTTACATTACAAGATAACACTCGTACACTTGAAGAAAAAGAGATAGCTGAGATGGTTGATTCAGTGGTTTCTGCACTCAAGTCAGAGTTCAACGCATTGTTGAGGGATTAA
- the pheS gene encoding phenylalanine--tRNA ligase subunit alpha — translation MSQLTEIVEQALLAIDGASDLKALDELRVEYLGKKGKITDMMKMMGKLPPAEKPAFGQAVNQAKQAVQQKLSERIEGLKASELAAKLAAESIDVTLPGRSIDNGGLHPVTRTIERIETFFGELGFSVKQGPEIEDDFHNFDALNISEHHPARADHDTFYFNPKVMLRTQTSGVQIRTMENEKPPLRIISPGRVYRNDYDQTHTPMFHQVEGLLVAENVNFAELKGILHDFLRNFFEEDLEVRFRPSYFPFTEPSAEVDVMGKNGKWLEVLGCGMVHPNVLRSVGIDPEKYSGFAFGMGVERLSMLRYGVNDLRSFFENDLRFLKQFK, via the coding sequence ATGTCACAGTTAACAGAGATCGTAGAACAGGCCTTGTTGGCCATCGATGGGGCGAGTGATCTTAAAGCCCTCGATGAACTTCGTGTCGAATACCTAGGTAAGAAAGGTAAAATAACCGACATGATGAAGATGATGGGTAAACTGCCCCCGGCTGAGAAACCCGCTTTCGGTCAAGCTGTGAACCAAGCCAAACAGGCCGTTCAGCAGAAATTATCTGAGCGTATTGAAGGCTTAAAAGCGTCAGAGCTAGCAGCAAAACTCGCCGCTGAAAGCATAGATGTGACTCTACCCGGTCGTTCAATCGATAACGGTGGATTACACCCAGTAACACGTACTATCGAACGTATCGAAACCTTCTTTGGTGAGCTTGGCTTTAGCGTAAAGCAGGGCCCAGAAATTGAAGATGATTTCCATAACTTCGACGCTCTGAACATCTCGGAGCATCATCCTGCTCGTGCCGATCATGATACTTTTTACTTTAATCCTAAAGTGATGTTGCGTACTCAAACTTCAGGTGTGCAGATCCGCACCATGGAAAATGAGAAGCCGCCTCTGCGTATCATCTCACCTGGCCGCGTATACCGTAACGATTATGATCAGACTCACACACCTATGTTTCATCAGGTTGAAGGGTTATTGGTTGCCGAGAACGTCAACTTTGCCGAGCTAAAAGGCATATTGCACGATTTCCTACGCAATTTCTTCGAGGAAGATTTAGAAGTACGTTTCCGTCCTTCTTACTTCCCGTTCACTGAGCCATCGGCTGAAGTGGATGTGATGGGGAAAAATGGTAAGTGGTTAGAAGTGCTTGGTTGCGGCATGGTACATCCCAATGTCTTGCGCAGTGTTGGTATCGATCCTGAAAAATACTCCGGTTTTGCTTTCGGCATGGGAGTTGAGCGTCTATCTATGTTGCGTTACGGCGTTAACGATCTGCGTTCATTCTTCGAAAATGACCTACGTTTCCTCAAGCAATTTAAATAA
- a CDS encoding methyl-accepting chemotaxis protein: protein MKEVKFRWVDQFLIQMTLKTKFAILAIIPILTLIGLSFILYSQFMQQITQSHNDTAQQQSRAIDEIVTLSASYIPQAQQADYFSQLTRLQRVIKEQNLSREQAQAANRGGGIVKDNYQTQAIGPQNNTGVVASVTMRDLSTVMDSSRVYVITCLMALILIIIISNYTISSFVGGALYTNVMALKRAADGDLTSRLNFFEVKDEFSILAISIDTLVERQHNLVTQLSQASQQIREVVQSFRQNAQEGQSLASNQRQHLDSLATAMEEMTAAVKEVARNAEQSSIETQEANAQVDAGSNDIATTVDAIEMLSNEIGEASTAVDTLNDNAAKIDAVVTTINSISEQTNLLALNAAIEAARAGEQGRGFAVVADEVRTLAGRTQDATVEIKSMIEALQSGAQDLTQVMKRTVDKANEGKKHVLDTGDDLKAIAEHSGRVYEMSVLIATSADEQSAVANEIATNLMEIRNQSHNVEQSANDSVSGCDGLHATAEQLDQLLVGLKI, encoded by the coding sequence ATGAAAGAAGTAAAATTTCGTTGGGTAGACCAATTTCTTATCCAGATGACATTAAAAACAAAATTCGCCATTCTAGCTATTATCCCTATTCTCACCTTAATAGGACTTTCCTTTATCCTGTATAGCCAATTTATGCAGCAGATAACACAAAGCCATAATGATACGGCCCAACAACAATCAAGAGCCATAGACGAAATAGTAACACTCAGTGCTAGCTATATCCCTCAAGCGCAACAAGCTGATTATTTCAGCCAACTGACACGACTACAACGGGTTATCAAAGAGCAAAACTTGTCGCGAGAACAGGCCCAAGCGGCCAATCGAGGTGGTGGCATCGTCAAGGATAATTATCAGACACAAGCCATAGGTCCTCAGAATAATACCGGCGTTGTCGCTAGCGTGACCATGAGGGATCTCAGTACTGTTATGGATAGCTCACGAGTTTATGTCATCACCTGCTTAATGGCACTTATTTTAATCATCATTATCTCCAACTACACCATCTCCAGTTTTGTCGGCGGCGCCCTCTATACTAATGTTATGGCACTCAAGAGAGCGGCCGATGGCGATCTCACCAGTAGACTCAACTTCTTTGAAGTAAAAGATGAGTTCAGTATATTGGCAATCAGCATAGATACCTTAGTCGAGCGTCAACATAACTTAGTGACACAGTTGAGCCAGGCGAGTCAACAGATCCGTGAAGTGGTGCAATCTTTCCGACAAAATGCTCAGGAAGGTCAATCTTTAGCCTCTAATCAGAGACAACATCTCGACTCACTGGCCACAGCCATGGAAGAGATGACAGCAGCGGTCAAAGAGGTCGCGCGAAATGCCGAGCAGTCATCGATTGAGACCCAAGAGGCGAACGCTCAGGTAGATGCTGGGTCAAATGATATCGCCACCACAGTTGATGCCATCGAGATGCTATCCAATGAGATAGGTGAAGCTTCTACTGCGGTAGATACCCTAAATGACAATGCGGCAAAAATTGACGCGGTCGTTACCACAATTAATTCGATTTCAGAACAGACGAATCTACTCGCACTCAATGCCGCCATCGAAGCCGCTCGCGCCGGTGAGCAAGGTCGTGGGTTTGCCGTTGTCGCCGATGAGGTTCGAACATTAGCGGGACGAACTCAAGATGCGACTGTCGAGATTAAATCTATGATTGAGGCGCTGCAGTCCGGAGCACAAGATCTAACTCAAGTGATGAAACGCACCGTAGATAAAGCCAACGAAGGTAAGAAACATGTCCTAGATACAGGCGATGACTTGAAAGCCATTGCCGAGCACAGTGGCCGCGTATATGAGATGAGCGTCCTCATCGCCACCTCTGCCGATGAGCAATCGGCAGTGGCGAACGAAATCGCGACAAATTTGATGGAGATCCGCAACCAGTCCCATAACGTGGAACAATCGGCTAATGATTCGGTATCGGGCTGTGATGGACTCCATGCCACCGCTGAGCAACTAGATCAACTGCTGGTCGGACTCAAGATTTAG
- a CDS encoding PAS domain-containing protein, protein MGKNGPDDQPSFKTHWLNSLPFKFSIIQFCIVSLIIASSIWLILSIEKKHHQETQLSLSQNLGLTIVAQLQQTTSKIEALAASMASIGVTYAHSPTQLQQIVPALLDTDGQQSLIAGGGIWPEPGAFDSSKLRDSYFWARDEQNQFELIYGYNNANGSGYHSEIWYKPTRFYPVGTTYWSDAYIDPHTDETMITASVPMWLDHKFIGVSTVDLALSSLKSFFDKLELHQGYLFALDSNNNLLAHPYDAEERDSRKPSPYLSHPFKQFTQDHPAYASILTEIDKIDAQFLKHAGTSSTYDPSQLNALLETLDVSKRDRLSALINANASGVSPNSERTTSFVLDQDPLLKEPVLVSVFHMPRTYWKIILVTPLSEVGNKDHAIAAKVGIFLLLTQLIALVVLFMFQHRLFIKPISKMVESLQGGNIAKLELTANQRQDEIGKLAKAFTSRNQQLEIAYASLDAGNLALEQQLEMQKHAQIQLSKHKNQLNDLLNSSQNLICIKNTEGLYTLVNDRFCEVLGLERDKVIGAKDSDLFPTHIAEIIAGHDKIIASTETPQSFEQPIPTNQGEITYLITKYPIQDDEGHIFALGAMAFDISHIKADNQELTCKVEQLNQNLVHREMQLQQLKMTLRRVEQSSITIEKHKQQSLQLQHIGAQNHKLMPQLITDILREQLKEHELIFTKLSQDSALPLREDMLDLMRLVTEQTDKLRHLLYIVVPQSEAIKSVHIKQFLEHLLAVLGPQFDACKVTSSLDCSDLLTLQVSPWSLLLLFYKLLQNTLSHGFNLNTEHNEITISVHKNGQQLMINIKDNGVGIVSSHLEEINKQIRDHTSTGTLAELALWLKVEFNGEISVHSELSQYTEVRCLLTLTDGSD, encoded by the coding sequence ATGGGAAAAAATGGACCCGATGACCAGCCCTCTTTCAAAACACATTGGCTGAACAGCTTACCCTTTAAATTTTCTATAATTCAGTTTTGTATCGTCAGCCTGATCATCGCGTCGAGTATCTGGCTTATCCTATCCATAGAGAAAAAGCACCATCAAGAGACCCAACTATCCTTAAGCCAAAATTTAGGCTTGACCATAGTCGCTCAACTTCAGCAAACCACATCAAAAATTGAAGCTCTTGCCGCCTCTATGGCCTCTATCGGCGTCACTTATGCCCATTCTCCGACTCAGCTACAACAGATAGTCCCCGCCCTCCTCGATACCGATGGACAACAATCCCTAATCGCGGGTGGGGGAATATGGCCCGAACCCGGCGCTTTCGATTCATCTAAATTGCGAGACAGTTACTTCTGGGCCCGTGATGAGCAAAATCAATTTGAGCTGATCTATGGATATAATAATGCCAATGGCTCAGGCTATCATTCTGAGATCTGGTACAAACCTACGCGTTTTTATCCCGTCGGCACCACCTACTGGTCTGATGCCTATATCGATCCACACACAGATGAGACCATGATAACCGCCTCGGTTCCCATGTGGTTAGACCACAAATTTATCGGGGTCTCTACGGTAGATCTGGCACTTTCATCACTTAAGTCCTTTTTTGATAAACTAGAGCTGCACCAAGGTTACCTGTTTGCACTCGATAGCAATAATAACCTTCTGGCTCATCCCTATGATGCTGAGGAGCGAGACTCAAGGAAACCATCGCCATACTTGAGTCACCCTTTCAAGCAATTCACTCAAGATCATCCAGCCTACGCATCAATCCTCACAGAGATAGATAAAATTGACGCTCAATTCCTAAAGCATGCCGGAACGAGCAGCACCTACGATCCATCGCAACTCAATGCATTGCTAGAGACTCTAGATGTATCTAAGCGAGACAGGCTGTCGGCGCTTATCAATGCCAATGCTAGCGGAGTATCGCCTAACTCTGAACGCACCACCAGCTTCGTCTTAGACCAAGATCCTTTACTCAAGGAACCAGTATTGGTGTCTGTGTTTCATATGCCTAGAACCTACTGGAAGATCATCTTAGTGACGCCCTTGAGTGAAGTGGGCAATAAGGATCATGCCATCGCAGCAAAGGTTGGCATCTTCTTACTCTTGACCCAATTAATTGCCCTTGTGGTGCTATTTATGTTCCAACATAGGTTGTTTATCAAGCCGATCTCCAAGATGGTCGAGTCCCTGCAAGGAGGCAACATAGCGAAATTAGAGCTCACCGCCAATCAACGTCAAGATGAAATAGGCAAACTGGCTAAGGCATTCACATCAAGAAACCAGCAGCTTGAAATTGCTTACGCCAGTCTAGATGCCGGAAACTTAGCTCTGGAACAACAACTTGAGATGCAAAAACACGCTCAAATTCAATTGAGTAAGCATAAGAACCAACTCAATGATCTGCTCAATTCATCGCAAAACCTCATCTGTATCAAGAACACTGAAGGACTATATACCTTAGTGAATGATAGGTTCTGTGAGGTATTAGGCCTGGAGCGAGATAAAGTCATTGGCGCTAAAGACAGTGACCTTTTCCCTACCCACATCGCCGAGATTATTGCCGGCCATGATAAGATCATCGCCAGTACGGAAACGCCACAAAGCTTTGAGCAACCCATCCCAACCAACCAAGGTGAAATCACTTACTTGATCACTAAATATCCCATTCAGGATGATGAAGGTCATATTTTTGCTTTAGGTGCCATGGCGTTCGATATCAGTCATATAAAAGCCGATAACCAGGAGCTAACCTGCAAGGTTGAACAGCTCAATCAAAACTTAGTTCACCGGGAGATGCAGCTGCAACAATTAAAAATGACCCTACGCCGGGTTGAACAATCGAGCATCACCATAGAAAAACACAAGCAACAATCGCTGCAACTGCAGCATATTGGAGCTCAGAATCATAAGTTAATGCCTCAACTAATTACAGATATCTTACGAGAACAACTCAAAGAGCATGAACTTATCTTCACTAAACTGAGTCAAGATAGCGCTTTGCCATTGAGGGAAGATATGTTGGATCTTATGCGCCTTGTCACAGAGCAAACCGATAAGTTACGTCACCTACTCTACATAGTCGTGCCCCAGAGCGAAGCAATTAAATCAGTTCACATAAAGCAATTTTTGGAGCATCTGTTAGCCGTATTAGGCCCGCAATTTGATGCTTGTAAGGTGACATCCAGCCTGGACTGTTCTGACTTGCTAACATTACAAGTCTCACCCTGGTCACTGTTACTCCTTTTTTATAAACTATTGCAAAACACCTTATCCCATGGATTCAACCTAAACACTGAGCATAATGAAATAACCATATCAGTGCACAAAAACGGTCAACAACTCATGATAAACATCAAGGACAATGGTGTCGGTATCGTGTCTTCGCACCTTGAAGAGATAAACAAGCAGATAAGGGATCACACCAGCACTGGCACTCTGGCAGAGTTAGCCCTCTGGTTAAAAGTTGAGTTTAACGGTGAGATAAGTGTTCACTCGGAACTATCCCAATATACTGAGGTAAGGTGTTTGCTAACCCTTACTGATGGCAGTGATTGA